The stretch of DNA TAATTAacaaatgtaatttatcaagtGCATCTCTGCTGTTCGTCATCAAACtcaaaacatttcgaatcgcTTCTAGATCAAACCGAATGTGATTTCTTCCTAACGAGTACTTCTGAAACTGCAACAGTTTTCCGTTGTTTACATATGCACTGGCACGCTTGTCACAAACATAGCTCAGTACATcaagaaaatcttcaaaattcaTTCCATGTGATGCCTTCAACATCACTTGACAATGCTCGTCGAAATCTGGCATATCCTTACAATCTTCTATTTCTCTAACAACATTCTCAAAAGCCTCATTCAGACTCAACCAGATAGATGTGATGTTGCAACCGTTGAACCAGTTGTGGTTCACCGATATAGTATCCTCCTCATTCCGTACCTGATGGTACCATCCGCTAGGAACGAATATGGCTTCACCTGCCGATTGAAAAATTGTGTAATACAAGATCCTCGCTTCGTCTAGCAACTCTTCGGTTATTTCAAATGGCAAATTCCCCAGTGTATCCTTCAGCTTATTTTCTTCGCCAGGTGGTAAAAACAACCATTTTTTCACGCCAAATATATTTACTGACCAGCTGTAGGATGAAAAAACATCAGCGTGAAATGATGTCCACGTCCCCTTGGGACCCATATACACAAACATATAATCATCAGTTCCAGTGTCTATAAGGTATTCGTTCAACCAGTCAGATGCAAAAAATATTGGCGTTTCGTAAAACGGGTAGTCCGGAAGTAACTTTCGCAGATGCCAATCTTTGAGATAAAGTGAAGATGATTCTGCACCACTTCTGTCGGTGCTATTCCAGCAGTCCAAGAAGTCGTggaatttcatttcaattttctcaTGCGAATTATAATACTGCTTACCACAATCCGCCACGGGAACAGTCACATTTTCAATACGTTGTTTTAGAAAGTTTATGTCTATTTCATCAGATCCACCGGTTCCAGGCGAAATCCAATGACGATAACATTCCCAATGGTCGGCGACTGAAGTTAGGATAACAGTGATGTTAGGCTTCATGAACcggtgaaaaaaatcatcataagTCAACTCGGTTGCACAGATTCGTTCGATCCCCAAGGGAAACTGCGCGGCCTCACAAAGCGGTCGATATGGagttatttcaatgttttccttCTGTGGCGCCATTATATGTATTTACGATGTGTTTATCACGTTTATCAACAAGACTGTAAACATGCTTATCAGGGGTGCCAAATGGTTTTactcagccgggtgctatgattgatgccaagacgggtctatggtactaggtgaggccgtttcgtcactaagttggttaggggagcggtatatgaaaacagtacggaagaaagcagaaggggaattatttccttgaagcgtgaaagagacagactgatcaggagcgagcttcggcactagcgtattgtgttttgcttacaaacaaaacacagtagacttccaagatggctgaagagtggttttagcaagttggcccaccttaggatatacttctacgcgccttgattgatgctaggatcgttagcaaaatctcaagcagaactgtcagtgggatacccaattcatatgaaaacacaaagtacgtagaatagaaggtagtctcctccctgctttgttcaagtagtggtaggcaaagaaaaaaagcaaaacatTGTGATAAACCATCGATtgaattcatataaattcgaacattcttgaatttttttaaattgtaacaaaagaactgtctcaaaatatgtttccagGGGATGAAACAACAGTTTActtaatcattttaaaattaaaaacagtgaaattatcgcacctgtattataaaaatagcGCAAAAAACgatgaacaaatgtgtggagaggttatatcgaagcagtgtcgttcctGCAATTGATAATATGATGAAAGATGAACACTGCTGATTTTTTTGTCTTTCATTGAAGCGTCCATCATGAATCATCGCGACGCTTTCATTGGTCTCAGTTTGGAGTGTTCAGCCGTAGTGGGGCCACTTGAGGGACCAAACTGGCGTTTctggaaaactaaaaaaacatttcatccATCCCGGGTCATCTTCCGAAGTGattgcaaataaatattttgcactTTCGCAAGAAGTGAATGTATAAATTTGGAATTTCGTATGAAACCATTGGAACGGAACGTTTTGGAAGATCCAAGAAGCGAATGCATGGAacagctgaaaacatctccgattagtttatctcatcaCAATTAATATAAAACACACTTACCCCCAGTACGAAGACGTCTTCTTTGCTGATTATAGGTTAAACAGTATCCCCAAAAGAATCCGGCGAAAAATGAAGCAaacaaacaaatatgtttcgcgTATCGATCGAGCTtttgtattcgaaaaagttagactttcttcaaaatttttctgctccggcatcgcgggacgtTGCACTTCGAcacagtgttggaaaaaatcatcttcgctaagatcaaatgcatagattttcgggctaggttgcatcaaaaacttatatattccaaacgaaaattaaaatgacagatcctggcaaccattgaatatgagagaatgaacttttgtccttcaatatgttttgatgtttattttttccacccagtgtcattttcatcttgattatcggaaacgtcagaactgaatttcatttcagccaactgaatatcagctgttgttaacttctaacctgaggctgctgtgtgcggttgggttttgcagttgccggatgccgtaataggaaataccttatgaaattcccgatgtcgcaaatgacttgacggtagctaaatAAAACAACTCGttccattctgcatatgccgttgctaccgtctcgccaaataaaatttattttgaacttaaattcactgccagaacgaatatcgtttcggatgtgatgaatatcaatttgttgcttttgatatccaaagtataaataacagcgaagttatgaaccccactcaatgtcgcattcattcattatagcaaatttgttcatgcaacagcgatatgaacaaaatgaactcgtttgttatagtcatcaatataatgagggcagtgtgtttcaagctgaaaaaaagtcatataCACTGGAACAAAAgcatattcgtttctcgtgaatatttgttgatattctaagacactgcttCGACATATTGCTGGAATAAACAAATactgttcagtatgaaatcgataaaaaatccaggggttagacatcaattgaatataggctacccaaaatcaaaatcaatatggcgtcatttatttatcaacatatcatttacgagaattgaaatcgaaaaatgcgctgctttatattaactgcatgagcgattttcatatttctgtttcatatggaggtgttcacatttaacatggagtttgaagttggccactattcgactatataaccggaccgagttgtaaacaacagtaattgatagaaccaaaatgtcagtgaaccgcagcaatattgggttcactggcaatatgagggatttgacgttttagtcgtacccctgaaaaaatcacatcaaACCTTACCTGCAGTGAAAATGCGATACACTATCGTGATTATCGTCGGCTCGACCTACGATTTGGTcactttttacgattttttgaacttttaaaaACAAGAAATATTGCAAAAACTTCCGAGCatcgaacaaattgaggattGTTTATTACTATCTTCTTTGTGTGTGCGCTCCGTGTGTATACATACGTAATATaacttaccttctattctacgtactttgatgaaaacaaagagaaaatgtcagtgggatacccgatatgttggctcctgtcagttcaatgggggttctctaaagacgtcacccaccTGCTGTGGGCATTCATATTAATATGTTAATATCGTTAAACGCGTTAAACAGAAGCTACAATTAAACACGCTTCCGTCACGTTACTTTTCTATCACAGTTCTGAACAGATTCAAATCGCAATCATGAGCGGAAACGGCATGGAAACATTTCACGAGAATCCAGCAAACATGAGCACTGAATTTGACAATCAAATGCAGCGGGACTTTTGTGATCCTGCCTTTAACCGCTACGACAAGGGACCTGGCGCAGATCTAGATGATGGTCAGCAACCCGGAGCTATTgctgcggctgctgctgctacaACTTCATTTCGCTGCTACGAAAACGGAATGAGCTGCAAAGACCCCTTGGCGGTAAAAATTCGTTTGAAAAACACCGCTGACCTTACCGAGAATGGACTTCGGGAACTTTGCCGACCGTACGGTACGGTTATGAACGTTTATAAACCTAGGCAGGGCAATGGTAATTATGCGTTCGTCGAGTTTGCAAATCAAAGGTACGTCTTGCTTTGATCATGGCAAAATCCCTCCTATTctacgcggcgaatgacgtAAGATGGTTCAAGTCACGGTGTTCCCGAAGGCGAATGGgctgactatagtttgtcactaggtggGATTTGAAGTcatgtcctcatatgttattgACTGTGGTATCAAATATGAGCTAGAAAGTAAGGTGGCTTCCAAAATAAAGCGTGAAACTTtgccatctcacctcattcgccgcgcggaataaagcgGAATATTACCTATCCATCTGCGTTATCAGACGTACAAATGGGTTCTGAATCAGCTGGTAATCACATACCCAAAACAAACATTTAACTCTTAATGCTTCTTTTTATTTCAGTGAAGCCGGCTTTGCTATCCAAGAACTTAATCAAAAGTTAGGATTTAATTTTTATCCCGCGTTTGCGCGCGAGAAGAAAAGCGTAGCCATCGAAGCACCCCCTCCACCATTTGAGGCAACTTCTAACGAGAAACTTACCCAAACACTCGAAACCAATGGCGAAGAGAGCTGGGAGACAACGTTGGCAACGCGTAGAATCAAAACGGGCTTTTCAATTCCACTCAAAATCAAATATCCCGTACGGAAAAGTCTCGCCACGGCGCCGCATTATGTGCCTAGGCCGAGCACAATTACTGCACTGTCGAGAGTGGATGCGGATCAGATTTTCAACGTCGTTACGATGGTGGAGAATACCCATCGACGGTCCACGAGAATGTATGCTTTTTCAGTCATTTCGATATTGATTTCATTCTTGACTTTTCCGCAGGACTGATGCAAAAATTCAAGAGCGGAACAAAATATGGCTCAAGCGAACTAGCGTACACGGCGTAACGCCAGTAGGTAAATTTAATGATCGTACACTATATGGGTACACCAGTCTTCCGGAAGAGCAAAGTCGTCTGTTCACCGATACCAAATGCGTTGCGTGCGGCTATAGAGGTTTCTTCAATTGTAGCACCTGTGGAACGCCGTACTGTTCTAAATATTGTCAGCAACAGGATTACCAAACTCATAAAACTCTATGTCACTTGGAATGTGGAAGCGAAAAAATATATGAGCAAGAAAAAAACCGAAAGGTCTCGTTTGAGGATCTAGAGGATGCTTGCTTGGTGCAGGAGGTTTTCTCAAAAGGAACCCATGTGACAATAGTGGCAGTATTAAGTGCTGATCGAGTATTTGTTCGCGCTTTGGAAAAAGAGAGTAACAGAGAGTATTTGCAAACGGTGAGTGACATTGCCAAAACAGGGATAGGGGCAGAAGATTTGAATGGAATCCCACAAGCTGGCGATATATGTCTAGCTTATTACGAGCCCCTCGGAGTTTACGGAAGAGTGCTTATTACGAACATATCCAAGAGGCAAGCTCATTGTGTGTTTATTGAATTTGGACTGATAAAACTATTCGACATACAACATTTGAAACAATTGAAAGATAACAAATTGAAGTATAAAAAGGTTCGGATTCATAAGATCCATTTGAAAGATATAACCGATGAATATGGTCATATCGAGAGAGCTATGTCATATCTGAATGATTTAATTGATCAACCATTGGAAATGAAATCTCAACTGGAAGGATGCAACCAAGTGGACGCTCTGTTACGAACAGCCGAAGGCATCAGTGTCAACAAGGAAATCAATCGACTTATAACAATCCCGACAGAGCAAGTGGCTGAAAATTCAGAATCCTTCGTCGATTACAAGGAAGTTTTGCACAAGCAGCTCCCCATCAACCAAGAGGTGGATGTAGTTATTCTTAATCGTACCACTATCAAACTGGATTTCCGCGTGACACTTATCGCATACGATGACTTGTTCTTCCTGGAGGACCTGCAGAAAAAACTTCAGAGCTACGGCAAGAAAGTGGACAAGTTTACCGAACACTACACTCCCCGGTTGAACGAAGTTTGTCTGGTCAGAAACATGGACACTTGGTATCGCGGGGTCTGTCTCGAGTCCGTGGGAGATGGAAGACCATCCGTCTTTCTCTGCGACTTTGGTTGCCTAGTGATGGCCAAGCTGGAGGACATTCGTAAAATTCCATCCAGTTTGGTGCAGGAAGTGCGGACGAACGATGCTAAAATTTTCGGCTTGGAGGAAGCCCAGAAAGCAGGTGTTAATATAGATTCCGAGTTTTTGGACATTTATCTGGAAGAGAATGAGCGATTGACGGTTCAGACCAGTGAGGAAATGGAATTTAAAGAATTCGAGGGACTGCTAACAGCACAGGAATCAGCAATGCTCACGGTTATAAAGGTTCCAGATTTGGAAGACTTTATTGGAGACAGAGTAGACTGTGGATAATGAAACGAGTTACGATATGAAACAGAGTTTCGGTCGTGAAATAAAGTTTAGAATCTCGCTCAAAACAATGCGGATACATTTAATAAATTACTTTTTGACATGTCTCTTTATTTGTTTGTCTTAGGTTTACGAGCACTTTCTATGCGGATCCCATATTCATTTATAAGAGTCACTTCTGGGGCTTACCACTCCCATTCTGTacttcgatcgattcgaaatatttcaaacgacttgataaaattccattttgTATTCCGttcaagttgtttttgcatGTCGGTCGATTAAATTGGCGAACCTTCGAAATTGGGAAAGCGAAataatgggccctattatagaaatcgattgGATaaaaattttgctcgttagctctattttaccaTTTATAGGGCCTTACTTTAGAAATCGAGTCGTTtaaaattttgctcgttagccctATTTAactattatagataccgagcaGGTGGATAGCTTGCTTGTTGCAtaccttcagagaattattttgttgtggtttgcgtccctgatattttcctttgagaAACCTTTCGGAAACGCCTAAATATATGCAATCGCAACACATGAAGTTCGAGCTCGGTACaagattatctcgattttcaaaatatgagattttgctcggtgtgatagtgatggTGATTGCAACAAGCGGACCAAACAATTCGAAACATTCTGTCATTTGGTATCGATTTGCTCGATATCTATGGGCcgtatt from Toxorhynchites rutilus septentrionalis strain SRP chromosome 3, ASM2978413v1, whole genome shotgun sequence encodes:
- the LOC129774700 gene encoding 2-oxoglutarate and iron-dependent oxygenase JMJD4 homolog — encoded protein: MAPQKENIEITPYRPLCEAAQFPLGIERICATELTYDDFFHRFMKPNITVILTSVADHWECYRHWISPGTGGSDEIDINFLKQRIENVTVPVADCGEAIFVPSGWYHQVRNEEDTISVNHNWFNGCNITSIWLSLNEAFENVVREIEDCKDMPDFDEHCQVMLKASHGMNFEDFLDVLSYVCDKRASAYVNNGKLLQFQKYSLGRNHIRFDLEAIRNVLSLMTNSRDALDKLHLLIRIENYIELINNLLV
- the LOC129774698 gene encoding uncharacterized protein LOC129774698; this translates as MSGNGMETFHENPANMSTEFDNQMQRDFCDPAFNRYDKGPGADLDDGQQPGAIAAAAAATTSFRCYENGMSCKDPLAVKIRLKNTADLTENGLRELCRPYGTVMNVYKPRQGNGNYAFVEFANQSEAGFAIQELNQKLGFNFYPAFAREKKSVAIEAPPPPFEATSNEKLTQTLETNGEESWETTLATRRIKTGFSIPLKIKYPVRKSLATAPHYVPRPSTITALSRVDADQIFNVVTMVENTHRRSTRMTDAKIQERNKIWLKRTSVHGVTPVGKFNDRTLYGYTSLPEEQSRLFTDTKCVACGYRGFFNCSTCGTPYCSKYCQQQDYQTHKTLCHLECGSEKIYEQEKNRKVSFEDLEDACLVQEVFSKGTHVTIVAVLSADRVFVRALEKESNREYLQTVSDIAKTGIGAEDLNGIPQAGDICLAYYEPLGVYGRVLITNISKRQAHCVFIEFGLIKLFDIQHLKQLKDNKLKYKKVRIHKIHLKDITDEYGHIERAMSYLNDLIDQPLEMKSQLEGCNQVDALLRTAEGISVNKEINRLITIPTEQVAENSESFVDYKEVLHKQLPINQEVDVVILNRTTIKLDFRVTLIAYDDLFFLEDLQKKLQSYGKKVDKFTEHYTPRLNEVCLVRNMDTWYRGVCLESVGDGRPSVFLCDFGCLVMAKLEDIRKIPSSLVQEVRTNDAKIFGLEEAQKAGVNIDSEFLDIYLEENERLTVQTSEEMEFKEFEGLLTAQESAMLTVIKVPDLEDFIGDRVDCG